A region from the Mycobacterium heidelbergense genome encodes:
- a CDS encoding ABC transporter permease, whose protein sequence is MSARSTDLPRWVYVPAAVGTLFVALPLLAIAVKVDWPNFWSLITSSSSKTALLLSLKTAGASTVLCVLLGVPMALVLARSTARLVRLLRPLILLPLVLPPVVGGIALLYAFGRLGLIGRYLEAAGISIAFSTTAVVLAQTFVSLPFLVISLEGAARTAGADYEVVAATLGARPSTVWWRVTLPLLLPGMMSGAVLAFARSLGEFGATLTFAGSRQGVTRTLPLEIYLQRVTDADAAVALSILLVAVAALVVLGLGARRLTGTDTR, encoded by the coding sequence CGCGCGTTCCACGGACCTGCCCCGCTGGGTATACGTACCCGCCGCCGTGGGGACCCTCTTCGTGGCGCTGCCGCTGCTCGCGATCGCGGTCAAGGTGGACTGGCCGAATTTCTGGTCGCTGATCACCAGTTCTTCGTCGAAGACGGCGCTGTTGCTGAGTTTGAAGACCGCCGGCGCCAGCACCGTGCTCTGCGTTCTGCTGGGCGTGCCCATGGCGCTGGTGCTGGCCCGTAGCACGGCGCGGCTGGTGCGATTGCTTCGACCGCTGATCCTGCTGCCGCTGGTGCTGCCGCCGGTGGTGGGCGGTATTGCGCTGCTCTACGCCTTCGGCCGGCTCGGGCTGATCGGGCGGTACCTGGAGGCCGCCGGCATCAGCATCGCGTTCAGCACGACGGCCGTGGTGTTGGCCCAGACGTTCGTCTCGCTGCCCTTTCTCGTCATTTCCCTGGAGGGCGCCGCCCGCACCGCGGGAGCCGACTATGAGGTGGTGGCCGCGACGCTGGGGGCGCGGCCCAGCACGGTCTGGTGGCGGGTGACCCTGCCGCTGCTGCTGCCGGGCATGATGTCCGGGGCGGTGCTGGCGTTCGCCCGGTCGCTGGGGGAGTTCGGCGCGACGTTGACGTTCGCCGGGTCGCGGCAGGGCGTCACCCGCACCCTGCCGTTGGAGATCTATTTGCAGCGGGTGACCGACGCGGACGCGGCCGTCGCGTTGTCGATCCTGCTGGTGGCGGTGGCGGCGTTGGTGGTGCTCGGCCTGGGCGCCCGCCGGCTCACCGGGACCGACACCAGGTAG
- a CDS encoding cytochrome P450 has protein sequence MPTDLLRPTPRALASAARSSVTDLWRPVATGAYRDLRRPRPHSADPSIPRTTFDPTLRQNIANPYPDLERIREHPVVVNERLGVWMLGRYDDVHAAVRNNDGFSSRDGIMLRSFVASMVIFTDPPDHTRLRHIVAPLFSKRAVQAWATGIRALARDANAGLTNGNVVDMVPALTIPMPINVIANILGIPQEQWPAFRSVSERFAQMFAPRSLPEIVRMIGSAMQAYLRLRSFADAEMRCRAAQPADDLLSRLRAATATGEITDHEAFLYVLVLLVAGNETTTNLLGMLLVRLAEDPDLFAELKADRSLLAAAVEETARWGSPVQWVTRTATTDYEIGDTVIPKGARALLFYASANRDPARFDEPDRFDIHRNTTGHLAFGHGLHFCLGAHLARLEAVTAVDCLLDEVDGLELAGPVRWSTTPSLRGPVSVPLRIRRR, from the coding sequence ATGCCGACTGACCTCCTCAGGCCCACGCCACGGGCTCTCGCCTCGGCGGCCCGCAGTTCCGTGACGGACCTGTGGCGCCCGGTCGCGACCGGCGCGTACCGCGACCTCCGCCGCCCGCGGCCGCACTCGGCGGACCCGTCCATACCACGCACGACGTTCGACCCGACGCTTCGGCAAAACATCGCCAACCCGTATCCCGACCTGGAGCGGATTCGTGAGCATCCCGTCGTCGTCAACGAGCGACTCGGCGTCTGGATGCTCGGCCGCTACGACGACGTGCACGCCGCGGTCCGCAACAACGACGGCTTCTCGTCGCGAGACGGCATCATGCTGCGATCGTTCGTGGCCAGCATGGTGATCTTCACCGACCCTCCCGACCACACCCGGCTGCGGCACATCGTCGCACCGCTGTTCAGCAAGCGCGCGGTCCAGGCCTGGGCAACCGGCATTCGCGCGTTGGCCCGCGACGCCAACGCGGGCCTGACCAACGGGAATGTCGTCGATATGGTTCCGGCGCTGACCATCCCGATGCCGATCAACGTGATCGCCAACATCCTGGGGATTCCGCAGGAGCAGTGGCCGGCATTCCGCTCGGTGTCGGAAAGGTTCGCGCAGATGTTCGCTCCGCGGTCACTGCCGGAGATCGTGCGCATGATCGGGTCCGCCATGCAGGCCTACCTGCGGCTGCGCAGCTTCGCGGACGCCGAAATGCGCTGCCGCGCAGCGCAACCCGCCGACGACCTGTTGAGCCGATTGCGCGCGGCGACGGCAACCGGTGAGATCACCGATCACGAGGCGTTCCTCTACGTCCTGGTCCTGCTGGTCGCCGGCAACGAGACGACCACCAACCTGTTGGGGATGCTGCTCGTCAGGCTGGCCGAGGACCCAGACTTGTTCGCCGAACTGAAGGCCGACCGCAGCCTGCTTGCCGCGGCGGTCGAAGAGACGGCCCGCTGGGGTTCGCCGGTCCAGTGGGTGACCAGGACCGCCACCACCGACTATGAGATCGGCGACACGGTAATCCCCAAGGGCGCAAGGGCATTGCTGTTCTACGCGTCCGCCAACCGTGACCCCGCCAGGTTCGACGAGCCCGACCGGTTCGACATCCACCGCAACACCACCGGGCATCTGGCCTTCGGTCACGGCCTGCACTTTTGCCTGGGCGCTCACCTCGCCCGGCTCGAGGCCGTCACGGCCGTCGACTGCCTACTCGACGAGGTTGACGGCCTGGAGCTCGCCGGGCCCGTGCGGTGGAGCACCACCCCGTCGTTACGCGGGCCGGTTTCGGTGCCGCTGCGCATCAGGCGGCGCTGA
- a CDS encoding sulfate/molybdate ABC transporter ATP-binding protein has protein sequence MSELQLRAVVAERHVNVEFSVSAGEVLAVLGPNGAGKSTALHVIAGLVRPDEGVVRLGKRVLTDTATGVNVPTHDRRVGLLLQDPSLFPHMSVAANVAFGPHSRRGIFRPTGANKKATALRWLREVDAERFADRKPRQLSGGQAQRVAIARALAAEPDVLLLDEPLTGLDVAAAAGIRAVLRNVVTRTGCAVILITHDLLDVFTLADRVLVLESGRIAEIGPVAEVLSAPRSHFGARIAGINLVNGVIDTDGSLCARSGAHWHASPAQELGDQLAPGHRAVAVFPPTAVAVYRGRPRGSPRNTVEVTIAELDMRGSAILVRGHEQPDGAPGLAAEITVDAVAELRLMPGERAWFSVKAHEVALYPAP, from the coding sequence GTGAGCGAGTTGCAGCTTCGCGCCGTTGTCGCGGAACGCCATGTGAACGTGGAGTTCTCGGTGTCCGCCGGCGAGGTGCTCGCGGTCCTCGGACCCAACGGCGCCGGCAAGTCGACCGCCCTGCACGTCATCGCCGGCCTGGTTCGCCCCGACGAGGGAGTGGTTCGGTTGGGGAAGCGGGTGTTGACCGACACGGCGACCGGGGTGAACGTGCCGACACACGACCGCCGGGTGGGGCTGCTGCTGCAGGACCCCTCGCTGTTCCCGCACATGAGCGTTGCCGCCAACGTGGCGTTCGGGCCACACAGTCGCCGGGGGATCTTCCGTCCCACCGGCGCCAACAAGAAGGCGACGGCCCTGCGCTGGCTGCGCGAGGTCGACGCCGAGCGCTTCGCCGACCGGAAACCACGACAGCTGTCCGGGGGACAGGCCCAGCGGGTGGCGATCGCGCGCGCACTGGCCGCCGAGCCCGATGTGTTGCTGCTGGACGAGCCGCTGACCGGGCTCGACGTCGCCGCGGCCGCCGGCATCCGCGCGGTGCTGCGCAACGTGGTCACCCGGACCGGCTGCGCGGTCATCCTGATCACCCACGACCTGCTGGACGTGTTCACACTGGCCGATCGAGTGCTGGTGCTCGAATCGGGGAGGATCGCCGAGATCGGCCCAGTCGCCGAGGTGCTCAGCGCGCCACGCAGCCATTTCGGGGCCCGCATCGCAGGCATCAACCTGGTCAACGGAGTCATCGACACCGACGGCTCGCTGTGCGCCCGCTCCGGCGCTCACTGGCATGCGAGCCCGGCCCAGGAATTGGGCGACCAGCTCGCCCCCGGGCACCGCGCGGTCGCGGTGTTCCCGCCCACGGCGGTGGCCGTCTATCGGGGCCGGCCGCGCGGCAGCCCACGCAACACGGTCGAGGTGACGATCGCAGAGCTGGACATGCGCGGGTCCGCGATCCTGGTGCGCGGCCACGAGCAGCCCGATGGTGCGCCCGGCCTGGCCGCGGAGATCACCGTCGACGCCGTGGCCGAGCTGAGGTTGATGCCCGGGGAGCGCGCCTGGTTCTCCGTCAAAGCTCACGAAGTGGCCCTGTACCCCGCGCCATGA
- a CDS encoding phosphoketolase family protein: MTLETPTTTALPKHLSDDELALIDRYWRAANYLSVGQIYLLDNPLLAEPLSAEHVKPRLLGHWGTTPGLNLIYAHLNRIIRNRDASVIYVTGPGHGGPGLVANAYLEGTYSEVYTGIEEDAEGLRKLFRQFSFPGGIPSHVAAQTPGSIHEGGELGYALVHAYGAAFDNPYLVVACVVGDGEAETGPLAAGWHSNKFLNPVTDGAVLPILALNGYKIANPTVLARIPHPELESLLRGYGYRPITVAGDDPAAVHQQLAAALDDAFDDIAAIQSAARGGNQTQRPVWPMIVLRTPKGWTGPKVVDGKKVEGTWRAHQVPLAETHDNPAHRAQLEEWLRSYRPEELFDGAGALRPELRAIAPRGDRRMSANPHANGGLLLHDLDLPDFRDYAVPVPRPATETHEATRILGTFLRDVIARNKDRFRLMGPDETASNRLDAVYGSTAKVWLSEIGPDDEHLAPDGRVMEVLSEHLCQGWLEGYLLTGRHGLFNCYEAFVHIVDSMMNQHAKWLATSRELPWRRPIASLNYLLTSHVWRQDHNGASHQDPGFIDLVANKRAELTRVYLPPDGNTLLSVADHCLRSRDYINVIVAGKQPALAYLDMEQAIAHCTRGLGIWEWASTATAEPDVVLACAGDVPTLETLAAADILRRELPGVAVRVINVVDLMRLQPESEHPHGLPDKEFDALFTRDKPVIFAYHGYPWLIHRLTYRRTNHPHIHVRGFKERGTTTTPFDMVMLNDLDRFHLVMDVIDRVDGLASQAAVLRQRMVDARLAARRYTREHGEDDPRIAGWAWGVE; this comes from the coding sequence GTGACTCTAGAAACCCCGACCACGACGGCTCTTCCCAAGCACCTCTCCGACGACGAACTGGCCCTCATCGACAGGTACTGGCGCGCCGCCAACTACCTGTCGGTCGGGCAGATCTACCTGCTGGACAACCCGCTGCTGGCCGAACCGCTGTCGGCCGAGCACGTCAAACCCAGGCTGTTGGGGCACTGGGGCACCACGCCGGGGCTCAACCTCATCTATGCGCACCTGAACCGGATCATCCGCAACCGCGACGCCAGCGTCATCTACGTCACCGGGCCCGGCCACGGCGGCCCCGGACTGGTCGCCAACGCCTACCTCGAAGGCACCTACAGCGAGGTGTACACGGGCATCGAGGAGGACGCCGAAGGCCTGCGGAAGCTGTTCCGGCAGTTCTCCTTTCCCGGCGGCATCCCCAGTCACGTCGCGGCCCAGACGCCGGGCTCCATCCACGAAGGCGGCGAGCTGGGCTACGCGCTGGTGCACGCCTACGGCGCGGCCTTCGACAACCCGTATCTGGTGGTGGCCTGCGTGGTCGGCGACGGCGAGGCCGAAACAGGGCCGCTGGCCGCGGGCTGGCACTCCAACAAGTTCCTCAACCCGGTCACGGACGGCGCGGTGCTGCCCATCCTGGCGCTCAACGGCTACAAGATCGCCAACCCGACGGTGCTGGCCCGCATCCCGCACCCCGAACTGGAATCGCTGCTGCGCGGCTACGGCTACCGGCCCATCACGGTCGCCGGTGACGACCCGGCCGCCGTGCACCAGCAGCTGGCCGCCGCGCTCGACGACGCCTTCGACGACATCGCCGCCATCCAGAGTGCGGCCCGCGGCGGAAACCAGACCCAGCGGCCGGTGTGGCCGATGATCGTGCTGCGCACCCCCAAGGGCTGGACCGGGCCGAAGGTGGTCGACGGCAAGAAGGTGGAGGGCACCTGGCGCGCGCATCAGGTGCCGCTGGCCGAGACGCACGACAACCCGGCACACCGCGCGCAGCTGGAGGAATGGTTGCGCAGCTACCGGCCCGAGGAGCTGTTCGACGGCGCCGGCGCGCTGCGCCCCGAGCTGCGGGCGATCGCGCCCCGCGGCGATCGCCGGATGAGCGCCAACCCGCACGCCAACGGCGGGCTGCTGCTGCACGACCTGGACCTGCCGGACTTCCGCGACTACGCGGTGCCGGTGCCGCGGCCGGCCACCGAGACGCACGAGGCCACCCGGATACTGGGCACGTTTCTGCGGGACGTGATCGCCCGCAACAAGGACCGGTTCCGCCTCATGGGCCCCGACGAGACCGCCTCCAACCGGCTGGACGCCGTGTACGGGTCGACCGCCAAGGTGTGGCTTTCGGAGATCGGGCCCGATGACGAGCACCTGGCGCCCGACGGCCGCGTGATGGAGGTGCTGTCGGAGCACCTGTGCCAGGGCTGGCTGGAGGGCTACCTGCTGACCGGCCGGCACGGCCTGTTCAACTGCTACGAGGCGTTCGTGCACATCGTCGACTCGATGATGAACCAACACGCGAAATGGCTTGCCACCAGCCGGGAGCTGCCGTGGCGGCGGCCGATCGCGTCGCTGAACTACCTGCTGACCTCCCACGTGTGGCGCCAGGACCACAACGGCGCGTCGCATCAAGACCCCGGATTCATCGACCTGGTCGCGAACAAACGGGCCGAGCTGACGCGGGTGTACCTGCCGCCCGACGGCAACACGCTGCTGTCGGTGGCCGACCACTGCCTGCGCAGCCGCGACTACATCAACGTCATCGTCGCCGGCAAGCAGCCCGCGCTGGCCTACCTCGACATGGAGCAGGCGATCGCCCACTGCACGCGCGGCCTGGGCATCTGGGAGTGGGCGAGCACGGCCACCGCCGAACCGGATGTGGTGTTGGCCTGCGCCGGGGACGTCCCGACGCTGGAAACCCTGGCCGCCGCCGACATCCTGCGTCGCGAACTGCCCGGGGTGGCCGTCCGGGTGATCAACGTCGTCGACCTCATGCGGCTGCAGCCGGAGTCCGAACATCCACATGGCTTGCCGGACAAGGAGTTCGACGCGCTGTTCACCCGCGACAAGCCGGTCATCTTCGCCTACCACGGCTACCCGTGGCTGATCCACCGGCTCACGTATCGGCGCACCAACCACCCGCACATCCATGTGCGCGGATTCAAGGAGCGTGGCACCACCACGACACCGTTCGACATGGTGATGCTCAACGACCTCGACCGCTTCCACCTCGTCATGGACGTCATCGACAGGGTGGACGGGCTGGCCAGCCAGGCCGCGGTGCTGCGGCAGCGCATGGTCGACGCCCGCCTCGCCGCGCGCAGGTACACCCGCGAGCACGGCGAGGACGACCCGCGGATCGCGGGGTGGGCCTGGGGCGTCGAGTGA
- a CDS encoding GlsB/YeaQ/YmgE family stress response membrane protein has protein sequence MDVMAATEYLARSTTLTSVGWIGYIIIGGLAGALASKIIRGSGAGILMDIVIGIVGALIGGFILSFFVNTAGGGLIFTFLTALLGALILLWIVGMVRRT, from the coding sequence ATGGACGTCATGGCAGCTACCGAATATCTTGCCCGCTCCACGACGCTGACCAGCGTCGGCTGGATCGGCTACATCATCATCGGCGGTCTGGCGGGGGCGCTCGCCAGCAAGATCATCAGGGGCAGCGGGGCCGGCATCCTGATGGACATCGTGATCGGCATCGTCGGCGCGTTGATCGGCGGCTTCATCCTGAGCTTCTTCGTCAACACCGCGGGTGGCGGGCTCATCTTCACCTTCCTCACCGCGCTGCTCGGCGCCCTGATCCTGCTGTGGATCGTCGGCATGGTCCGAAGGACCTAA
- a CDS encoding AraC family transcriptional regulator, translating into MRGAATPIWDVALSSATGRHILETAKQHGLDPASCLSGTGLTAEDLADPATEVYASQELTIIRNLIGRLGDLPGLGMETGSRYNFADTGILGYALMASPTFGDAIDVACRYAALTASYLCLVGPEMTSTEAVIAFDDTQVPRDTRRFLLERDFAIMLRILPLLLGARRSPITVRVEFADLELPTDIVEIENLTIVVGKSSRNALTIPADLVSQPMPAADPQTAAICIRQCEELLNRRRTRRGMSAAIRMRIIQDSTQIPSMATVARELCITERTLHRRLAAEGTSYRALLDEVRTTLAAELLSSGLTVEETARRLGYSETAAFTRAHVRWNGRPPSRWPRTVAARG; encoded by the coding sequence ATGCGCGGCGCCGCCACACCGATCTGGGACGTCGCGCTGTCGTCGGCGACGGGTCGGCACATCCTTGAAACCGCCAAGCAGCATGGACTCGACCCCGCGAGCTGCCTGTCGGGAACGGGATTGACCGCCGAGGACCTGGCCGATCCGGCCACCGAGGTCTACGCCAGCCAGGAGCTGACGATCATCCGCAACCTGATCGGGCGGCTTGGCGACCTGCCGGGCCTGGGCATGGAAACGGGGTCGCGCTACAACTTCGCCGACACCGGCATCCTGGGCTATGCGCTGATGGCCAGTCCGACCTTCGGTGACGCGATAGACGTCGCCTGCCGGTACGCCGCGCTGACGGCCTCGTACCTGTGTCTGGTCGGCCCGGAGATGACCAGTACGGAAGCGGTCATCGCCTTCGACGACACCCAGGTTCCCCGCGACACCCGGCGGTTCCTGCTGGAGCGTGACTTCGCGATCATGCTGCGAATCCTGCCGTTGCTCCTCGGCGCCCGGCGCTCGCCGATCACCGTCCGGGTGGAGTTCGCGGATCTCGAGTTGCCGACCGACATCGTCGAGATCGAAAACCTGACCATCGTCGTCGGGAAATCCTCGCGCAATGCGCTGACCATCCCGGCCGACCTCGTCAGTCAGCCCATGCCCGCGGCGGACCCGCAGACCGCGGCGATCTGCATTCGCCAGTGCGAGGAACTCCTCAATCGGCGGCGCACCCGTCGGGGGATGTCGGCGGCCATCCGCATGCGGATCATCCAGGATTCGACTCAGATCCCCTCGATGGCCACGGTGGCCAGGGAACTCTGCATCACCGAACGCACGCTGCACCGCCGGCTGGCGGCGGAGGGCACCAGCTACCGTGCCCTGCTGGACGAGGTCCGCACGACGTTGGCCGCCGAACTGCTCAGCTCGGGTCTGACGGTCGAGGAGACCGCACGCCGGCTCGGATACTCGGAGACCGCCGCGTTCACCCGGGCGCACGTCCGCTGGAACGGGCGTCCGCCCAGCCGATGGCCCAGGACCGTCGCGGCCCGCGGGTAA
- a CDS encoding CPBP family intramembrane glutamic endopeptidase, which yields MPDATVAADTHPMVSQLSALHRFRIHLDIAVVVVVLACANMIAHFTTPWASVATVPAAAVALAILMRANGLDWTDLGLGREHWKSGLGYALAAVAVVASVIALGVLFPLTRPMFLNNHYATVSGALVASMVIIPLQTVIPEELVFRGVLHGALNRAWGFRGVALVGSLLFGLWHVATSLGLTSSNVGFTRVLGGGFAGMLAGVTLAVLATAAAGFVFSWLRRRSGSLIAPIALHWSLNGLGALAAALVWHLSS from the coding sequence ATGCCCGACGCGACGGTTGCCGCCGACACCCATCCGATGGTGTCGCAGCTGTCGGCGCTGCATCGGTTCCGGATCCATCTCGACATTGCCGTGGTGGTTGTGGTGCTGGCATGCGCGAACATGATCGCGCACTTCACCACGCCGTGGGCGAGCGTGGCCACCGTGCCGGCCGCCGCCGTCGCGCTGGCGATCTTGATGCGCGCCAACGGCCTGGACTGGACCGACCTCGGCCTGGGCCGCGAACACTGGAAGTCGGGGCTCGGTTACGCGCTGGCCGCCGTGGCCGTCGTGGCGTCGGTGATCGCGCTCGGCGTGCTGTTTCCGCTGACCCGCCCGATGTTCTTGAACAACCACTACGCGACGGTCTCGGGCGCTTTGGTTGCCTCGATGGTCATCATCCCGCTGCAAACCGTGATCCCCGAGGAGCTGGTCTTTCGGGGTGTGCTGCACGGCGCGCTGAACCGGGCCTGGGGTTTTCGCGGCGTCGCGCTGGTGGGGTCGCTGCTGTTCGGTCTCTGGCATGTCGCCACGTCGCTGGGCCTGACCAGTAGCAATGTCGGTTTCACGCGGGTCCTCGGCGGCGGGTTCGCGGGGATGCTGGCGGGGGTGACGCTGGCGGTGTTGGCCACCGCGGCGGCGGGGTTCGTCTTCAGCTGGCTACGCCGGCGCAGCGGCAGCCTGATCGCGCCGATCGCGTTGCACTGGTCGCTCAACGGGCTCGGGGCCCTGGCCGCGGCGCTGGTCTGGCACCTGTCCAGCTGA
- a CDS encoding alanine and proline-rich secreted protein Apa, which produces MEQVDPNSTRRKGLRAALAIAAVSGASAVAIALPATANADPEPAPPPPSTSAAAPAPAPAPATATPPPPGAPGAPQAQPVDPNAPPPPVDPNAPPPPPVDPNAPPPPPVDPNAPPPPPAVDPNAARIGNAVGGFSFALPGGWVESDASHLDYGSELLSKTTGPPPMPGQPPPVANDTRIVMGRLDQKLYASAEANDAKAAVRLGSDMGEFFMPYPGTRINQEATPLTAANGVTGSASYYEVKFSDPSKPNGQIWTGVVSSPATTGPPQRWFVVWLGTSNDPVDKGAAKALAESIQPWAPPPNPAPAPGAPAPAPAPGAPAPAPPPGAPAPAPAPGQAPAGEVTPTPTPTLQRTVPA; this is translated from the coding sequence ATGGAGCAGGTGGACCCGAACTCGACACGTCGCAAGGGACTGCGGGCGGCGCTGGCGATCGCCGCGGTGAGCGGTGCCAGCGCCGTGGCCATCGCGTTGCCGGCGACCGCGAATGCCGATCCGGAGCCCGCGCCACCGCCGCCGTCGACCAGCGCGGCGGCGCCCGCGCCCGCACCCGCGCCGGCGACCGCCACCCCGCCCCCTCCGGGCGCTCCGGGCGCTCCGCAGGCCCAGCCGGTCGATCCCAATGCGCCGCCGCCGCCCGTTGACCCCAACGCGCCGCCACCGCCACCGGTTGACCCGAACGCGCCGCCTCCACCGCCGGTCGACCCGAACGCGCCCCCACCGCCGCCGGCCGTCGACCCGAACGCCGCCCGGATCGGCAATGCCGTCGGCGGATTCAGCTTCGCCCTTCCGGGCGGCTGGGTGGAGTCAGACGCGTCCCATCTCGACTACGGCTCGGAGTTGCTCAGCAAGACCACCGGCCCGCCCCCGATGCCCGGACAGCCGCCGCCGGTTGCCAACGACACCCGCATCGTGATGGGCCGGCTGGACCAAAAGCTTTACGCCAGTGCGGAAGCCAACGACGCCAAGGCCGCGGTCCGACTGGGCTCGGACATGGGTGAGTTCTTCATGCCCTATCCGGGCACCCGGATCAATCAGGAAGCCACCCCGCTGACCGCCGCCAATGGAGTCACCGGGAGCGCGTCGTATTACGAGGTCAAGTTCAGCGACCCGAGCAAACCGAACGGTCAGATCTGGACGGGCGTCGTCAGCTCGCCCGCCACCACCGGGCCACCCCAGCGCTGGTTTGTGGTGTGGCTCGGGACCTCCAACGACCCGGTCGACAAGGGCGCGGCCAAGGCGCTGGCGGAATCGATCCAGCCGTGGGCCCCACCACCGAACCCGGCACCGGCCCCGGGCGCTCCCGCGCCGGCACCGGCTCCTGGTGCGCCCGCCCCGGCCCCGCCACCGGGTGCACCAGCTCCCGCGCCGGCACCCGGCCAGGCGCCCGCGGGAGAAGTCACCCCGACCCCGACGCCGACGCTGCAGCGCACCGTACCGGCCTGA
- a CDS encoding zinc-binding alcohol dehydrogenase family protein: MPPSVTAPTMRAWRVRRPGPMDTDPLEQVTTEVPRPEPSELLVAVRACGVCRTDLHVTEGDLPVHRDRVTPGHEVVGEVIEVGADAGGDFKVGDRVGIAWLRHTCGVCKYCRRGDENLCPQSRYTGWDTDGGYAEFATVPAAFAHHLPSGYSDSELAPLLCAGIIGYRSLLRAELPAGGRLGLYGFGGSAHITAQVALAQGAEVHVMTRGAEARELALELGAASAQGAADPPPVPLDAAILFAPVGELVLPALEALDRGGTLSIAGIHLSDIPPLNYQRHLFQERQVRSVTSNTRADARAFLDFAGTHHIEVTTPEYPLGQADRALSDLSAGRIAGAAVLLV, from the coding sequence ATGCCCCCCTCGGTGACCGCCCCGACGATGCGCGCATGGCGAGTGCGCCGGCCCGGACCGATGGACACCGACCCTCTCGAGCAAGTCACCACCGAGGTGCCGCGCCCCGAGCCGTCGGAGTTGCTGGTCGCCGTGCGCGCATGCGGGGTGTGCCGCACCGACCTGCACGTCACCGAGGGGGATCTCCCCGTGCACCGCGACCGGGTGACTCCCGGCCACGAGGTGGTGGGGGAGGTCATCGAAGTGGGCGCCGACGCCGGCGGCGACTTCAAGGTGGGCGACCGGGTGGGCATCGCCTGGCTGCGCCACACCTGCGGCGTGTGCAAGTACTGCCGTCGGGGCGACGAGAACCTGTGCCCGCAATCCCGCTACACCGGCTGGGACACCGACGGTGGATACGCCGAATTCGCCACGGTCCCCGCCGCTTTCGCGCACCACCTGCCGAGCGGCTACAGCGACAGCGAGCTGGCGCCGCTGCTGTGCGCCGGCATCATCGGATACCGCTCCCTGCTGCGCGCCGAGCTGCCGGCGGGCGGACGGCTGGGTCTGTACGGCTTCGGCGGCAGCGCCCACATCACCGCGCAGGTCGCGTTGGCGCAGGGCGCCGAGGTGCACGTGATGACCCGCGGGGCCGAGGCCCGCGAGCTGGCGCTGGAACTCGGCGCCGCGTCGGCCCAGGGCGCGGCCGATCCGCCACCGGTGCCGCTGGACGCCGCGATCCTCTTCGCGCCGGTCGGTGAGCTGGTGCTGCCCGCGCTGGAGGCGTTGGACCGTGGCGGCACCCTGTCGATCGCCGGGATTCACCTCTCCGATATCCCGCCCCTCAACTACCAGCGTCACCTGTTTCAGGAGCGCCAGGTCCGGTCGGTCACGTCGAACACCCGGGCCGATGCGCGGGCGTTCCTCGACTTCGCGGGCACGCATCACATCGAGGTCACCACGCCGGAATACCCGCTGGGACAGGCCGATCGGGCGTTGTCGGATCTGAGCGCCGGCCGCATCGCCGGCGCCGCCGTGCTGCTGGTGTAG